In the Qipengyuania pelagi genome, one interval contains:
- a CDS encoding SOS response-associated peptidase, with product MCNLYRMTRNVDEVALWFDAVEASQGANFAGEVYPGYPGVVIAEGAVRRMNWGFPLQMKGKGGQPLKPRPVNNTRTDKLDSFFWRYSFEERRCLIPVTAWAEAEGAKGRKTRTWLSRSDAELIAVAGIWRTSEEWGDVYSMVMTDSAGVAAECHDRMPVLLGRDDWAGWTDGSTEDARALCVPWTGPLEIERTEDPWTKRA from the coding sequence ATGTGCAATCTCTACCGCATGACCAGGAACGTTGACGAGGTCGCGCTCTGGTTCGATGCCGTTGAGGCATCGCAGGGCGCGAATTTCGCTGGCGAGGTCTATCCTGGCTATCCCGGTGTCGTCATCGCGGAAGGAGCGGTGCGCCGCATGAACTGGGGCTTTCCCTTGCAGATGAAGGGGAAAGGCGGCCAACCGCTTAAACCCCGCCCGGTCAACAACACCCGCACCGACAAGCTCGACAGCTTCTTCTGGCGCTACAGCTTCGAGGAGCGGCGTTGCCTGATCCCGGTCACCGCCTGGGCGGAGGCCGAAGGCGCGAAAGGGCGCAAGACGCGGACCTGGCTGTCACGGTCGGATGCCGAGTTGATCGCGGTCGCCGGAATCTGGCGCACCAGCGAGGAGTGGGGTGACGTCTATTCCATGGTGATGACCGACAGCGCAGGCGTCGCGGCGGAATGCCATGATCGGATGCCGGTTCTGCTGGGAAGGGATGATTGGGCAGGCTGGACCGATGGCTCGACCGAAGATGCGCGCGCGCTTTGCGTGCCGTGGACCGGCCCGCTCGAAATCGAGCGGACCGAAGACCCGTGGACGAAACGGGCCTAG
- a CDS encoding nitroreductase, translating to MSGNPTQTYADIVTSRRSIRGYLDKPVPRDLIEEILALAMRSPTSMNTQPWHFHVITGEPLDRIRKGNTERILAGEPDSREFRRGEPFAGVHRERQIGVAKQLFSAMGIERDDKAARQDWVLRGFRQFDAPVCVIVTYDRELGGSDDTAFDCGAVTTALVNAAWSRGLGCVINSQGIMQSPVVRKYAGIPDDQVIMKAVAMGWPDEDFPANAVVSERKPVDEAARFVGFEKE from the coding sequence ATGAGCGGAAACCCGACCCAGACCTACGCCGACATCGTCACCTCGCGCCGATCGATCCGGGGCTATCTCGACAAGCCCGTGCCGCGCGATCTGATAGAGGAGATACTGGCGCTCGCCATGCGCTCGCCCACTTCGATGAACACCCAGCCTTGGCATTTCCACGTCATCACCGGCGAGCCGCTCGACCGTATCCGCAAGGGCAATACCGAGCGTATTCTGGCAGGCGAGCCCGACAGCCGCGAATTCCGCCGGGGCGAGCCGTTCGCGGGCGTCCATCGCGAACGCCAGATCGGCGTCGCCAAGCAATTGTTCTCGGCCATGGGGATCGAGCGAGACGACAAGGCAGCGCGGCAGGACTGGGTGCTGCGCGGGTTTCGCCAGTTCGATGCGCCGGTCTGCGTGATCGTGACCTATGATCGCGAGCTTGGCGGAAGCGATGACACCGCCTTCGATTGCGGCGCCGTCACCACCGCACTCGTCAACGCCGCATGGTCGCGCGGACTGGGTTGCGTCATCAATTCGCAAGGCATCATGCAGAGCCCGGTGGTGCGCAAATATGCAGGCATCCCCGACGATCAGGTCATCATGAAGGCGGTGGCGATGGGCTGGCCGGACGAGGATTTCCCCGCCAACGCCGTCGTCAGCGAGCGCAAACCCGTGGACGAGGCGGCGCGCTTCGTCGGCTTCGAAAAGGAATAG
- a CDS encoding cell wall hydrolase encodes MAALPPSPVRDNLPLFAVGAILLLTFLALAVFGEGERDAAPTVAVTVSGAPASSTAPPPLEALPANAKDAGVVWSRLGPDAARERNAAVPLATIGVGKAAPFSFAGNGVDRERATGCLALAALAEAGQGDADQRAVMQVVLNRVRHPAFAGTVCGVVFEGSERATGCQFSFTCDGSLARTHTPAAMGAARRRAAEALGGYVHAPVGNATHYHAEYVWPWWSPQLDKVAVVGPHIFYRWRGFWGTAQALAARYRGGEPDPLGLERMAEAIERPELPRPSFTEDGTATRTITAGDGDRPRIVERADAPTAPSSGDPRVHFVLVTRGDAPDALVERARALCRGEGFCQVYGWSENAAIPSALPLTSEARQALRFSFLPARSGNGEAIFFDCQTFPAPSQGRCLPRARP; translated from the coding sequence ATGGCCGCCCTGCCTCCTTCGCCTGTGCGGGACAATCTGCCCCTGTTCGCAGTGGGGGCAATCCTGCTGCTGACCTTCCTGGCTCTGGCGGTGTTCGGCGAAGGAGAGCGCGACGCGGCCCCCACCGTGGCCGTGACGGTTTCCGGCGCGCCAGCAAGCTCCACCGCCCCACCCCCGCTCGAGGCGCTGCCCGCGAATGCAAAGGATGCGGGCGTGGTCTGGTCGCGGCTCGGCCCCGATGCCGCGCGCGAGCGCAACGCCGCCGTGCCCTTGGCAACCATCGGAGTCGGGAAAGCCGCGCCGTTCTCCTTCGCAGGCAATGGCGTCGACCGCGAACGCGCCACCGGATGTCTCGCTCTGGCGGCGCTTGCCGAAGCGGGCCAGGGCGATGCGGACCAGCGCGCCGTCATGCAGGTCGTCCTCAATCGCGTGCGCCATCCCGCTTTCGCCGGCACGGTGTGCGGCGTCGTCTTCGAAGGGTCGGAGCGCGCGACCGGGTGCCAGTTCAGCTTCACTTGTGATGGATCGCTCGCCCGCACCCATACCCCCGCCGCCATGGGCGCCGCCCGCCGCCGCGCCGCCGAGGCGCTGGGAGGATACGTCCACGCGCCGGTCGGCAACGCCACCCACTATCACGCCGAATACGTCTGGCCGTGGTGGAGCCCGCAATTGGACAAGGTCGCGGTCGTGGGCCCGCATATCTTCTATCGCTGGCGCGGTTTCTGGGGCACGGCGCAGGCGCTGGCAGCGCGCTATCGCGGCGGCGAACCCGATCCGCTGGGCCTCGAAAGAATGGCCGAAGCGATCGAGCGGCCCGAACTGCCCCGGCCCTCCTTCACCGAGGACGGCACCGCGACGCGCACGATCACGGCAGGCGATGGAGACCGTCCCCGCATCGTCGAGCGGGCGGATGCGCCGACCGCGCCGTCTTCCGGCGATCCGCGCGTCCATTTCGTCCTCGTCACGCGCGGGGACGCCCCCGATGCGTTGGTTGAGCGCGCCCGCGCCCTGTGCCGGGGCGAAGGTTTCTGCCAGGTCTATGGGTGGAGCGAGAATGCGGCGATCCCCTCCGCCCTGCCCCTCACCTCCGAGGCACGACAGGCGCTGCGCTTCAGCTTCCTTCCCGCTCGGTCCGGCAATGGCGAGGCGATCTTCTTCGACTGCCAGACCTTTCCCGCGCCGTCGCAGGGCCGCTGCCTGCCACGGGCGCGGCCGTGA
- a CDS encoding type III PLP-dependent enzyme, translating into MQHFPDAKAVVRALSPDEPVILNRPHAAARAARFFVEKFPGKSLYAVKANPSPDLIRVLWESGVTHYDVASITEVRLVRGLLPDATLCFMHPIKAPGAIREAYFDHGVRTFSLDSSEELAKIVEATRGDDGVAARDLRLCIRLRVSSEYSELSLASKFGCDLTEAPLLLREARQYADWLGVCFHVGSQAMTPFAFVQALDRTRAAIAEASVVIDMVDVGGGFPSVYPGLEPPPLEDYFALIHQHFYALPIAYNAELWCEPGRALCAEYSSLIVRVEKRRGEELYINDGAYGALFDAAHVAWKFPVRALEDDLINPDMDFAFYGPTCDDADYMQGPFVLPSDIQAGDYIEIGMLGAYGAAMKTDFNGFGATRHVIVEDEPMASLYDGSRARVASDNVVSLR; encoded by the coding sequence TTGCAGCATTTCCCTGACGCCAAGGCCGTAGTTCGCGCCCTTTCGCCGGACGAGCCCGTCATTCTGAACCGCCCCCACGCTGCGGCGCGCGCGGCGCGGTTCTTCGTCGAGAAATTTCCCGGCAAGTCGCTCTATGCGGTCAAGGCCAATCCCTCGCCCGACCTGATCCGCGTGCTGTGGGAAAGCGGGGTGACGCATTACGACGTCGCCTCGATCACCGAAGTGCGGCTCGTGCGCGGCTTGCTGCCCGATGCCACGCTGTGCTTCATGCACCCGATCAAGGCCCCCGGCGCGATCCGTGAGGCGTATTTCGATCACGGCGTGCGCACGTTCAGCCTCGATTCGTCTGAAGAGCTGGCAAAGATCGTCGAAGCGACCCGCGGTGATGACGGCGTGGCCGCGCGCGATCTGCGCTTGTGCATCCGCCTGCGCGTCTCGAGCGAATATTCCGAACTCTCGCTCGCATCGAAATTCGGCTGCGACCTGACCGAGGCGCCGTTGCTGTTGCGCGAGGCGCGCCAATATGCCGACTGGCTGGGCGTGTGTTTCCATGTCGGCAGCCAGGCGATGACACCCTTCGCCTTCGTTCAGGCGCTGGACCGCACCCGCGCGGCGATCGCCGAAGCGTCGGTCGTGATCGACATGGTCGATGTCGGCGGCGGCTTTCCGAGCGTCTATCCCGGCCTCGAACCGCCGCCGCTCGAAGATTATTTCGCGCTGATCCACCAGCATTTCTACGCGCTGCCGATCGCCTACAATGCCGAATTGTGGTGCGAGCCCGGTCGCGCGCTATGCGCAGAATACAGCAGCCTGATCGTGCGCGTAGAGAAGCGCCGGGGCGAGGAGCTCTACATCAATGACGGCGCCTATGGCGCGTTGTTCGATGCCGCGCATGTGGCGTGGAAATTCCCCGTCCGCGCGCTCGAGGACGATCTCATCAACCCGGACATGGACTTCGCCTTCTACGGGCCGACCTGCGACGATGCGGACTATATGCAGGGCCCCTTCGTCCTGCCGTCCGACATCCAGGCGGGCGACTATATCGAGATCGGGATGCTCGGCGCATACGGCGCCGCGATGAAGACCGACTTCAACGGCTTCGGCGCGACCCGCCATGTGATTGTGGAGGACGAGCCGATGGCCAGCCTCTACGACGGCAGCCGCGCCCGCGTGGCGAGCGATAACGTGGTGAGCTTGCGGTAG